A genomic region of Oryza glaberrima chromosome 1, OglaRS2, whole genome shotgun sequence contains the following coding sequences:
- the LOC127768162 gene encoding uncharacterized protein LOC127768162, with amino-acid sequence MPLAVEMTAVAIAIPRERRARRRCSGACTGRRRRVLVVVPTEPNHPKPNSCATRIASTSSSKALKNPSQCRNDEGDRRLLPQVRPRTTVVDSLIPARSPDGGCHRCHADFRRRGDILCIIVTIQAYPYLVRDSDLDLVFE; translated from the exons ATGCCGCTGGCCGTGGAGATGacggccgtcgccatcgccatt CCACGGGAACGCAGAGCTCGTCGACGATGCTCTGGAGCGTGCACTGGACGCCGTCGTCGGGTTCTCGTCGTCGTTCCGACCGAACCGAACCACCCCAAGCCGAACTCTTGTGCCACCAGGATAGCCTCGACGTCCTCTTCGAAAGCCCTCAAGAACCCCAGCCAGTGCCGCAACGATGAGGGAGATCGGCGTCTTCTTCCTCAGGTCCGGCCGCGGACCACCGTCGTCGATTCCTTGATCCCAG CCCGGAGTCCGGATGGTGGTTGTCACCGTTGCCATGCCGATTTCCGTCGCCGCGGGGATATACTCTGCATCATCGTCACTATCCAGGCCTACCCGTACCTCGTCCGAGATTCG GAtttagacttagtctttgagtga